From the genome of Uranotaenia lowii strain MFRU-FL chromosome 1, ASM2978415v1, whole genome shotgun sequence, one region includes:
- the LOC129740028 gene encoding alanine--glyoxylate aminotransferase: protein MEYKVSAPTVLREPLVVPDKLLMGPGPSNAPQRVLDAMSKPILGHLHPETLKIMDDIKEGVRYLFQTNNTATFCLSASGHGGMEATLSNLLEDGDVVLVGHTGHWGDRSADMATRLGADVRTVKSKLGQSLSLEEIRSALLLHKPSLLFLTQGESSTGVLQGLEGVGALCHEHNCLLVVDTVASLGGTPFFMDRWEVDAVYTGSQKVLGAPPGITPMSFSHRAVERYKRRNSKVKVYYYDMGLVGDYWGCFGRPRIYHHTISATLLYGLREAVAMACEEGLPSMIARHQECARRLYRGLEAAGFELFADPKDRIPTVTTIKVPSGIDWLKVAQHAMKTYLVEISGGLGPTAGQVFRIGLMGQNATTERVDRVLQVFSDSIKAVKPDLQMKGKM from the exons ATGGAATATAAAGTTAGCGCGCCGACGGTTCTTCGAGAGCCGCTCGTGGTTCCAGACAAACTGTTGATGGGACCGGGACCATCGAATGCCCCACAAAGGGTGCTGGATGCGATGAGCAAACCCATTTTGGGGCATTTGCATCCGGAAACTTTGAAGATTATGGACGACATAAAGGAAGGTGTTCGGTATCTGTTTCAAACGAACAATACGGCAACGTTCTGTTTGAGTGCTTCCGGACATGGTGGCATGGAGGCAACGTTGAGTAATCTGTTGGAGGATGGTGACGTTGTGCTGGTTGGTCATACTGGGCACTGGGGTGACAGATCTGCAGATATGGCAACTCGTTTGGGGGCCGACGTGAGAACCGTGAAGTCAAAACTCGGTCAATCTTTAAGTTTGGAAGAAATACGCAGCGCGTTGCTGCTTCATAAGCCATCGTTGCTGTTCCTCACGCAAGGAGAATCTTCCACTGGCGTTTTACAAGGGCTGGAAGGTGTGGGAGCTCTGTGTCATGAACATAACTGTCTGCTAGTGGTCGACACCGTGGCGTCCTTGGGAGGAACGCCGTTCTTCATGGATCGCTGGGAAGTTGATGCCGTCTATACAGGGTCACAGAAAGTGCTGGGTGCCCCACCCGGTATAACTCCAATGTCGTTCAGTCACCGAGCAGT GGAGCGTTACAAGCGCCGTAACAGCAAAGTGAAGGTATACTACTATGATATGGGATTGGTGGGCGATTACTGGGGATGCTTCGGACGGCCAAGAAT ATACCACCACACGATTTCCGCAACTCTGCTGTACGGGCTTCGGGAAGCTGTTGCGATGGCCTGTGAAGAAGGTCTACCCTCAATGATTGCCCGCCATCAGGAATGTGCCCGTCGGCTGTATCGCGGTCTTGAAGCAGCCGGGTTTGAGCTGTTTGCGGATCCGAAAGACCGCATTCCCACGGTAACCACAATCAAGGTACCTTCCGGGATCGACTGGCTGAAGGTTGCCCAGCATGCAATGAAAAC GTATCTGGTGGAGATCAGTGGCGGACTTGGACCCACTGCCGGACAAGTGTTCCGCATAGGATTGATGGGACAAAACGCTACGACGGAACGCGTTGATCGCGTACTGCAGGTTTTCTCCGATTCCATAAAGGCTGTGAAACCGGATTTACAGATGAAGGGTAAAATGTAA